The Plasmodium relictum strain SGS1 genome assembly, chromosome: 9 genome window below encodes:
- a CDS encoding dynein light chain, putative: protein MKTKIINSLKTLVKDDLKNYFCNYNNKKEISYSISNLIKNHIKRLTSNNYKIIVEILLNENNEQGLNISTRLFYNKQSDFFFKERIINDTCHCFIVVYLIHV from the exons ATGAAGACGAAAATAATTAACTCTTTAAAGACATTAGTCAAAGATGATCTGAAAAATTACTTTTGTAATTACAATAATAAGAAAGAAATTTCTTATAGCATTTCAAATCTTATtaaaaatcatataaaaa GATTAACTTCAaacaattataaaattatcgttgaaattcttttaaatgaaaataatgaacaaggattaaa CATTTCTACTAGATTATTTTACAACAAGCAatctgattttttttttaaagaaagaaTCATTaat gACACTTGCCATTGTTTTATAGTggtttatttaattcatgtATAA
- a CDS encoding tubulin--tyrosine ligase, putative, producing the protein MNSFHNIFNINYKNEINEYKKRNITKIVPTYSLKNIKVSKEYSNLKNSLNNNINDINEENIKNFKENKSVSIINDVTNCIDTSNKYSSTHAYKTNLNYASIKKNTYSNDLRKINNSYSGSTYCKNNYYKSNIEKVKLRNTNENEKKFLKKKQIISKDYLTKFHNNIKSKIENDNLLYLNKINNILYRNNDESKIDNNIFNFAESPSIRSSRMSKNLNNYKTIGKIKMEKSLIDVRKENKKVNSISEVNLNMPINKKEENKSIKIPLINSRNYDQSINFNSNNNIVNKIKHPYHFSNNVIVTNNIYQNEHVLHRKSDKSSKNENKNFLIGISSHMIFNDNNLDNLKISEKKCNSITYFNKNDIKEKNIKTNSSKIDNGINLLQTRIKSHEFVNYTNIYKPPDIYLKDSIKSEPYIEKPMNVNHIEYVSNYSDINLLQNNKYLTNSIKNDIINNISVNHYYKNVGDNYFSYKCKEDDHCNNENNVCNNNFNKISYNEEKSEKKRYCDSFKKYDTKNSNNIYEKANMRVISKSNSDNHIIKIISKGEIINKYNNISLYRFNEGDKKKKNSYSNCLVEGCENKNNKEINEGKPCYGILLDKRTKEIKCDILNQNKYFNEADGKEENCKLMKNKEDIGNVVHKQSYIENGKLIKKLRKGGYLASNNMHDLKNESNYSNTINHFELNKGTHDIQSCNNTNKIAEMQILNNTKNKYHSYNVNICNNNINYYNHNNDEYNTDKIYFNEIKKITKDNNNFFLGKSDSRIYDNIINNNDSYEKKYDKGVVNYDYINKINNKYNKNYIKEYSSDKISAIDLYDNSKNNEEDIMLNNISKNISKNKSTNDVIQINNAINYEDYEKEHIINNSKNDYKKSMKNIYLTNHNKNNFIILGINNDLKKIDDIDFYNKRNKGHFYNKDKEDYDSIKSTKRQISRNVKYEEYFKENSYTKPYVHYKQNLDNFVNTHKTLSHENKQEEEEKQEKNNNNMQENEKNEKKTNIYLNDVLSNNINTFIEKKKNTLIKSTEKKKCTEILEKNNLNEQKLAIKKEETFIEGKKKNCLGTLLKDNECMMNKKENEIKNKIDNDVHFTNKGKSNESFYMCNKKINDMHNIKKYSNEEITENNDQRNIFLSNPNYNIKNSKNNINDSNDNIKSSDNDQFLTKTNSKTIKCKKKLNSSNISGNEKKKNACKSVSNGNFTDIEYGIAYTKSLTDSYIYHLSNLNKIAKQRNKKSKLKDYRMHSKINEKDILCLGKNENSDLKKICAIKKSNKTDKHNRKENTKTYFNDNKNISADNSSKIKGKRSKSLTLNEICKNSFNNELIMLSSKRTKNINKCNLNIKNDIFLKEIVFEDNNNKINNNFENKHRIQNNKCSDETTVKNKESDICSTEKNSNNEHNLLSVSKLGDTCNDSINDNKNNVRINVINTNFDNIKNITENDKAYIHNCNDQSSLLPDNEIIGDFSSKRDDKKIKKVMLPWNNDNIVKLNTMNTSKKKKNITVNTKLARYERVLIHTCINKLNWKKCNDNINKGIFYWIGYNINDSDHYNYMKKKKIINRIPSIYMYTKKKALTFLLSHLSLIYPSLYDFYPNTFVLPENKNVIKYILNSNNKDYYIMKPDSGSMGIGVKLIHKYSDININILNGYNCYIIQKYIDNPLLMYKKKFDFRIYILLLPGKNYPKIYLSKIGFARLCTEEYKKKKRYICNTYVHLTNYSINKDNEKYIRKKNIHDKNNNKQLLSDVFIYLKNNGYDIDDIWKQIKKISCLTSLAIYSYIKSKIKYNFKNNFYFYQLVGLDILLDQTGKAWLLEVNSNPSLRIDYLDPNYTYFEIQLESMFDRYVKEPVISEMFLIVYKKIYKKYFKKKNKKIICINNKNEKSEKHSIICDNKIKPSKIALQNKPLKCSFITNNAKLKNFIENKKYPDDESSFTNSKNSYSYVGGNKISKTKSYVLNKNFNKNKIYTNNTKSDIKKKFSSLLYNSGSDSINNCRNNSLTNSMVNNVRINNMTRQKNKIKRSLFLKKENMSNIDTCVDENDIDSFSSSNNIDIDEEEKDNLLNLDKSEVNEHIINKSHNMNKENYEKNIFSNIKYNNSLNEPLNILKKREKIRQQTQEQNEDEVITNKNLLKFNNISKKKKKKNCLIHIDSSHDNIVNNNSKKNVRSCSNSDYSYDSYNSSVNFVGNNFINCFDDNYDNSIGDRDKNVSLNFPSLGTHLNNIDNKEIVNSESNIYNNHPHKSKDMLIESNMLNNETYVQIGNQEDIQFDKFLNDDIETYKSIYRNISDSAYKKKIENLITIRSNLYKYMNCLNVLGIRYINKDIGNFDDLYNKNISFDLKKTYTKIRKDILHPLKNNALEKNVYISLKKETSKFYDEMKIYNNCYFLFDFIIKKYDNNLKKKSNKFEYYIDKNTFLCMCKDIKMNKIIENIDIPTTTCNKFFEINKNSHENHMYQIIKEALKNKNQYKKERNKIYDENYSNNSNFLNNSELSNNNLSDETNCNDRKRKKGGKKFSLPHNKHLKNVDLLKKNQNKNENSKNNHLLNKNIYSNNSYYSTVFCPFSLVSTSNNLVNFNSIGINNMKYKSKRKKKMNVYDLEYLFTRQVSFSKYINKNQGLTLIDFFLLMQQLALLIFPYISYLSTYNSIYPYNSTIFEELSNQENNIFATTFNDKEMSNLKKNVKNIKKIEKNQDNDLKGKKENKCNMDKSTIDIKEVQEKKKCELNTRFNSEEIRKMDCNNTTNKQEEKKKDNYIWHKSICNNIYNLYEYIQIGVNPTVKNVCLETFLTYIFIKYGISYFS; encoded by the coding sequence atgaattcttttcataatatttttaatattaattataaaaatgaaatcaatgaatataaaaaaagaaatataacaaaaattgtTCCTACATactctttaaaaaatattaaagtaTCGAAGGAATatagtaatttaaaaaatagtttaaataataatattaatgatatcaatgaagaaaatataaaaaatttcaaagaaaataaaagtgtATCAATAATAAATGATGTTACTAATTGTATTGATACTTCTAATAAATATTCATCTACACATGCATACAAGACTAATTTGAATTATgcttcaataaaaaaaaatacgtaTAGCAAtgatttaagaaaaataaataattcatataGTGGATCTACTTATTGtaagaataattattataaaagtaatatagaaaaagtaaaattgaGAAATactaatgaaaatgaaaaaaaatttttaaaaaaaaaacaaattatttCAAAAGATTATTTAACTAAAtttcataataatataaaatccaaaattgaaaatgataatttattatatttaaataaaataaataacataTTATATCGAAATAATGACGAAAGTAAAATAgacaataatatttttaattttgctGAATCTCCTTCTATTAGATCTAGTAGAATgtctaaaaatttaaataattacaaGACTATAggcaaaataaaaatggagAAGTCATTAATCGATGTTCgcaaagaaaataaaaaagtaaattcaATTAGTGAAGTAAATTTAAACATGCcgataaataaaaaggaggaaaataaaagtataaaaatcCCGTTAATTAATTCAAGAAATTATGATCaatctattaattttaatagtaataataatattgtaaataaaataaaacatccTTACCATTTCTCGAATAATGTAATAGTcacaaataatatatatcaaAATGAACATGTTTTACATAGAAAATCTGATAAATCttctaaaaatgaaaataaaaactttcTAATAGGAATTAGTTCGCATATGATTTTTAATGATAACAATTtggataatttaaaaatttcagaaaaaaaatgtaactCCATaacttattttaataaaaatgatatcaaagaaaaaaacataaaaacaAATTCGTCAAAAATTGATAATGGTATAAATTTACTTCAAACCAGAATAAAAAGTCATGAATTTGTAAATTATACAAACATATACAAGCCTCCtgatatatatttgaaaGATAGTATTAAATCAGAACCATATATAGAAAAACCAATGAACGTTAATCATATTGAATATGTCAGTAATTATAGTGATATTAATTTGCtgcaaaataataaatatttaactaattcaataaaaaatgatataataaaCAATATCAGTGTTAATCATTACTATAAGAATGTTGGAGATAATTATTTTAGTTACAAGTGTAAGGAAGATGATCATtgtaataatgaaaataacgtttgtaataataattttaataaaatttcatataatgaagaaaaaagtgaaaaaaaaagatactgcgattcttttaaaaaatatgatacaaaaaattcaaacaatatttatgaaaaagcAAATATGAGAGTAATAAGTAAGAGCAATAGTGACAatcatattataaaaataataagtaaaggagaaattattaataaatataataatatatcattATATAGATTTAATGAaggagataaaaaaaaaaaaaatagttattCGAATTGCTTAGTAGAAGGatgtgaaaataaaaataataaagaaattaatgaAGGTAAACCATGTTATGGGATTTTATTAGATAAAAGaacaaaagaaataaaatgtgatatattaaatcaaaataaGTATTTTAATGAAGCTGAtggaaaagaagaaaattgcaaattaatgaaaaataaagaagatattGGAAATGTTGTACATAAGCAAAGTTATATAGAAAATGgaaaacttattaaaaaattaagaaaaggTGGCTATTTAGCATCTAATAATATgcatgatttaaaaaatgaaagtaatTATTCTAATACTATTAATCATTTTGAACTAAATAAAGGAACACATGATATTCAAAGTTGCAATAATACCAACAAAATTGCTGAAATGCAAATTTTAAacaatacaaaaaataaatatcataGTTATAATGttaatatatgtaataataatattaattattataatcataataatgatgaatataatactgataaaatttattttaatgaaattaagaaaattaCCAAAgacaataataatttttttttaggaaaAAGTGATTCTAGGATCTATGATaacattattaataataatgattcgtatgaaaaaaaatatgataaaggAGTTGTAAACTatgattatattaataagataaataataaatataataaaaattatataaaagaatatagtAGTGATAAAATATCTGCAATAGATTTATATGAcaatagtaaaaataatgaagaagatattatgttaaataatatttctaaaaacataagtaaaaataaaagtacaAATGATGTAATTCAGATAAATAATGCAATTAATTATGAAGACTATGAAAAGGAAcacataataaataattccaAAAATgactataaaaaaagtatgaaaaatatctatttaacgaatcataataaaaataatttcataattttagGTATCAacaatgatttaaaaaagattGACGATATTgacttttataataaaagaaataaggGACATTTctataataaagataaagaGGATTATGATTCAATAAAATCTACGAAGAGACAAATTTCTCGAAATGTGAAGTAtgaagaatattttaaagaaaattcatATACAAAACCATATGTTCATTACAAACAGAATTTGGACAATTTTGTAAACACTCATAAAACTTTAAGCCATGAGAATAAACAagaggaagaagaaaaacaagaaaagaataataataatatgcaagaaaatgaaaaaaatgaaaagaaaacaaatatttatCTAAATGATGTATTgagtaataatataaatacctttatagagaaaaaaaaaaatactctCATAAAATctactgaaaaaaaaaaatgtactGAGAtactagaaaaaaataatttaaatgagcAAAAATTAGCcataaaaaaggaagaaaCATTTAtagaaggaaaaaaaaaaaattgcctAGGCactttattaaaagataatgAGTGCATgatgaataaaaaagaaaatgaaataaaaaataaaatagataatGATGTTCATTTTACAAACAAAGGAAAATCAAATGAATCTTTTTATATGtgcaataaaaaaataaacgatatgcataatataaaaaaatattctaatgAAGAAATTACGGAAAATAACGATCAaaggaatatttttttatctaatccaaattataatataaaaaattcaaaaaataatataaatgatagtaacgataatattaaaagtaGTGACAATGATcaatttttaacaaaaacgAATAGCAAAACaattaaatgtaaaaagaaattaaattcAAGCAATATATCAggtaatgaaaaaaaaaaaaatgcttgTAAATCTGTATCAAATGGAAACTTTACTGATATTGAATATGGGATTGCATATACTAAGTCTTTGACGGATTCCTACATCTATCATTTAAGTAACCTTAACAAAATAGCAAAacaaagaaacaaaaaaagtaaattaaaagattatAGAATGCATtctaaaattaatgaaaaagatattttatgtttaggaaaaaatgaaaacagtgatttaaagaaaatatgtgcaataaaaaaaagtaataaaacaGATAAACATAATAGGaaagaaaatacaaaaacatattttaatgataataaaaatataagtgCAGATAATTcaagtaaaataaaaggaaaacGTAGTAAATCATTAACATTAAATGAAATTtgtaaaaactcatttaataatgaattaattaTGTTAAGTTCTAAAAGAACGAAAAATATCAATAAgtgtaatttaaatataaaaaacgatatatttttgaaagaaATAGTTTTTGAagataataacaataaaattaataataactttgaaaataaacataggattcaaaataataaatgttcTGATGAAACTacagtaaaaaataaagagagTGATATTTGTTCAACTGAAAAGAATAGTAATAACGAACATAATTTATTATCAGTATCTAAATTGGGAGATACATGTAATGATTCcattaatgataataaaaataatgtgaGAATTAATGTTATAAATACTAATTTTGACAATATTAAAAACATTACAGAAAATGATAAAGCGTATATTCATAATTGTAATGATCAAAGTTCTTTATTACCtgataatgaaataataggTGACTTCTCTTCTAAAAgagatgataaaaaaataaaaaaagttatgcTCCCATggaataatgataatatagtTAAGTTAAATACAATGAAtacatcaaaaaaaaaaaaaaatataacagtAAATACTAAATTAGCTAGATACGAAAGAGTACTAATACAtacatgtataaataaattaaactGGAAAAAATgcaatgataatataaataaaggaattttttattggataggttataatattaatgattctgatcattataattatatgaaaaaaaaaaaaattataaatagaaTACCTTCTATATACATGTAtaccaaaaaaaaagcattaaCATTTTTGCTGTCTCATTTATCTCTTATTTATCCTTCTTTATATGATTTTTACCCCAATACATTTGTATTAcctgaaaataaaaatgtcattaaatatattttgaataGCAATAACAaagattattatataatgaaaCCTGATAGTGGTAGTATGGGAATTGGAGTAAAGTTAATTCATAAGTATAgtgatattaatataaatatattaaatggaTATAATTGttatataatacaaaaatatattgataaTCCTTTATTAAtgtataaaaagaaatttgattttcgtatatatattttactattACCTGGAAAAAATTATCCCAAAATCTATTTATCTAAAATTGGTTTTGCAAGATTATGTACTgaggaatataaaaaaaagaaaagatatATTTGTAATACATATGTTCACTTAACTAATTATAgtattaataaagataatgagaagtatataagaaaaaagaacATACAcgataaaaataacaataaacAATTGTTAAGTGatgttttcatttatttaaaaaataatggtTATGATATAGATGATATATggaaacaaataaaaaagattagCTGTTTAACTTCTCTGGCAATATATTCTTATATTAAatctaaaattaaatataattttaaaaataatttttatttttatcaattagTTGGCCTAGATATACTATTGGATCAGACAGGGAAAGCATGGCTATTAGAAGTTAATTCTAATCCTTCATTAAGAATAGATTACTTAGATCCTAATTATACTTATTTTGAAATACAGTTAGAAAGTATGTTTGATAGATATGTAAAAGAACCCGTAATTAGTGAAATGTTTTTAAtagtttataaaaaaatatataaaaaatattttaaaaaaaagaataaaaagatCATATGCATTAATAACAAGAACGAAAAATCAGAGAAACATAGTATTATAtgtgataataaaataaagccATCAAAAATTGCCTTACAAAATAAACCTTTAAAGTGTTCATTTATTACAAATAATGcaaaactaaaaaattttattgaaaataaaaaatatcccGATGATGAAAGTAGTTTTACAAATAGCAAAAATTCTTATTCTTATGTAGGTGGTAACAAAATATCTAAAACAAAATCTTACgttttaaacaaaaatttcaataaaaataaaatttatacaaataatacaaaaagtgatataaaaaaaaagttttcatCTTTGTTATATAACAGTGGTAGTGATTCAATAAATAATTGTAGGAATAATTCTTTGACTAACAGCATGGTTAATAACGTTAGAATTAACAACATGACaagacaaaaaaataaaataaaaagaagtttatttctaaaaaaagaaaatatgagTAATATTGATACTTGCGTTGATGAAAATGATATTGATAGTTTCAGTTCATCCAATAATATTGATAttgatgaagaagaaaaggataatttattaaatttagatAAAAGTGAAGTTAATGAACATATTATCAACAAATCACATAATATGAATAaggaaaattatgaaaaaaatattttttctaatataaaatataataattctttaaatgaGCCATTAAACATTTTGAAGAAGAGAGAGAAAATAAGACAACAAACACAAGAACAAAATGAAGATGAAGtaattacaaataaaaatttactgaaatttaataatattagtaaaaaaaaaaaaaaaaaaaattgtctcATACATATTGACAGTTCTCATGATAATATAGTTAATAAtaactcaaaaaaaaatgttagaAGTTGTAGTAATAGTGATTATTCCTATGATAGCTATAATAGCAGTGTTAATTTCGTtggaaataattttataaattgtttTGATGATAATTATGATAATTCGATTGGTGATAGAGATAAGAATGTATCTTTAAATTTTCCTAGTTTAGGTACACATTTAAACAATATAGATAATAAGGAAATAGTTAATTCTgaatcaaatatatataataatcaCCCTCATAAAAGTAAGGATATGTTAATAGAATCAAATATGTTAAATAATGAAACTTATGTTCAGATTGGAAATCAAGAGGATATTCAGtttgataaatttttaaatgatgatATAGAAACATATAAATCGatttatagaaatattaGTGATAGtgcttataaaaaaaaaattgaaaatttaattacGATAAGAAGCAatctatataaatatatgaattgCTTAAATGTTCTTGGTATTAGgtatattaataaagatatagGTAATTTTGATGatttatacaataaaaatatttcttttgatttaaaaaaaacatatacgaaaattagaaaagatattttacatccattaaaaaataatgcgttagaaaaaaatgtgtatataagtttaaaaaaagaaacgagtaaattttatgatgaaatgaaaatatataataattgttACTTTTTGTTTGattttatcataaaaaagtatgacaacaatttaaaaaagaaaagtaatAAGTTTGAATattatatagataaaaaCACTTTTTTATGCATGTGTAAggatataaaaatgaataaaataattgaaaatataGATATACCTACTACTACATGCAATAAATTctttgaaataaataaaaattcacaTGAAAACCACATGTATCAGATCATTAAGGAAGCTTTAAAGAATAAGAATCAatacaaaaaagaaagaaataaaatatacgatgaaaattattcaaataactctaattttttaaataacagCGAGTTATCAAATAACAATCTTTCTGATGAAACTAATTGTAATGATAGAAAGAGGAAAAAAGgaggaaaaaaattttctctaCCTCATAataaacatttaaaaaatgtagatttattaaaaaaaaatcaaaataaaaatgagaacagcaaaaataatcatttattaaataaaaatatatacagtAACAATTCATACTATTCAACAGTATTTTGTCCTTTTTCTTTGGTTTCAACTTCTAATAATTTAGttaattttaattctatTGGAATAAATAACATGAAATATAAAAgcaaaaggaaaaaaaaaatgaatgtgTATGATttagaatatttatttactaGACAAGTATCTTttagtaaatatattaacaaaaaCCAAGGATTAACTCTTAttgacttttttttattaatgcaGCAATTagcattattaatttttccaTATATAAGTTATTTAAGTACTTATAATTCTATATACCCATATAATAGCACAATTTTTGAAGAATTAAGCAatcaagaaaataatatatttgcaACTACTTTTAATGATAAGGAAATgagtaatttaaaaaaaaatgtgaaaaatataaaaaaaatagagaaaaatCAAGATAATGATcttaaaggaaaaaaagaaaataaatgtaatatGGATAAATCAACAATAGATATAAAAGAGGTTCAAGAGAAGAAAAAATGTGAATTAAATACTCGTTTTAATTCAGAAGAGATAAGAAAAATGGATTGTAACAATACAACTAATAaacaagaagaaaaaaaaaaagataattatatatgGCATAAAAGCATTTGTAATAACATTTAcaatttatatgaatatattcaAATTGGCGTTAATCCTACTGTTAAAAATGTTTGCTTAGAGACTTTTTtaacttatatttttataaaatatggaatatcatatttttcataa